In the Silvanigrella aquatica genome, TGAGTTGTTTGAAATCCACCAAATACATATTTGTCACCATACGTCGTGTTACCTAAAATAATCACATGATTTAATATTTGTCTAATTTCTTCAGCTACTGCTTTTTGCGCAGGTTCATCATAAATATTATTAGATTGTTGAATTGAAAGTTCTTTTGCGCGAATTAAGGAATCATATATTGAAGTCAAGGCATCTTCTGTTTTTGCTAAATATCCTCTTCCAAAATCGAGGGATTTTCTATATTGATCTAAGTTTGTAATGCGTGTTCTGTTACGTAACACACGAATCGTTGCAACAGGATCGTCACTAATTCTTTTTAGTTTTCTTGCAGAAATAGCAGTATCATTCACATCATCTGCTATGCTTTTCACATTTCCAATACGATCCAACGTTGTGCCGTATCTATATTGTTCAGAAATTCTAGGTTGTAGTGCCATAGTATCACCTCAACAATAAATAAAATTATCTTTTTAGATCGAGTACTGTTTTGTACATTTCATCCGCTGTTGTGACAATTCTCGAACTTGCCGTAAATAAATGCTGATACTTTAAAAGATTTGCTGCTTCATCGTCTAAAGAAACACCAGCCACACTTTCACGTTGTGCTTTTAGCCTGTCAAAAACAATTTGAGCAGCAGTTGCTTCTTCCTTTGTTTTTAAAGCCGAAATGCCGAGCTTGCTAATCATTTTATCGTACACACCTGTTACTGTAGTTGTTTTATCATCAAATAAAGGTTCATAAAAGAGTTTGACAAGTTGATTTGCGACAACGTTATCACCAGGAGTCATTGTTGACATTGCGGCACCAATTGCATTGGGATTGTAAACAATACCTAAGGAAACACTAATATCCTGTGCTGGCTCTCCCGGGCCATCAAGTCCATCAAAAAAAGCTCTTCCATTGGTTTCACGCATGTCATTTATTCCATATCCTTTTTCATGAATGGCGTTAAATGAATCTGCAAAACCTTTAGCTAAACCGTTTACTTCATCTCTTAATCCTTGTGCATATTTATCACGAATTTGTAATAATGCTCCCATTTTTCCTGTTTTAATATTATGAGTCATATCAAAGTAACGTTCTTTTTCAAATTCGGATACCAAAATATCGGGCTGATGATTGGGTGTATAAACATCATCAATGACAAAACGTGAAGCAAGGCTTCCCTCAACTAACAAACATTCAGCAGGGCCACGAATAGTCATTTGATCGTTATTATCTTTATAAGGATTAATATCTACAATACTCCCTATTTCTTTAACAAGTTTATCACGCCTG is a window encoding:
- the flgK gene encoding flagellar hook-associated protein FlgK, translated to MVATLNHILNMGSESLQNSRVGVDVTGHNISNAQTPGYSRQIVNLETKWPIEYGLQIFGDGARIQNIRRAHDKFIEGQLRREVQVQSRTETLSEGLKKLESFFNPDLTSTIRDRFTSFTNSIRELANFPEEPSVRINTIESGKGLAQSFNSTHANIVQVQTDANEEIRQNIKLVNQKIAEVAKLNGQIREMGAASPSDVNDLEDRRDKLVKEIGSIVDINPYKDNNDQMTIRGPAECLLVEGSLASRFVIDDVYTPNHQPDILVSEFEKERYFDMTHNIKTGKMGALLQIRDKYAQGLRDEVNGLAKGFADSFNAIHEKGYGINDMRETNGRAFFDGLDGPGEPAQDISVSLGIVYNPNAIGAAMSTMTPGDNVVANQLVKLFYEPLFDDKTTTVTGVYDKMISKLGISALKTKEEATAAQIVFDRLKAQRESVAGVSLDDEAANLLKYQHLFTASSRIVTTADEMYKTVLDLKR